Proteins encoded by one window of Bacteroidia bacterium:
- a CDS encoding OmpA family protein: protein MFKKLLIILLAFATTQAFAQKQTYTSTSSRAIKNLEQALKYYDSRQTTKAITETENAIKADPGFIEAYMLLGDLHADNNNLPAAIEAYKKAVAVNPRFFPNNLYALGRYELELGKYDDALQHFNEFVKMEAAKPEKKEEAKNLIASCEFAKDALQHPVPFAPQNAGAGINSETDEYFPSITVDNKRMLFTRKIKSDIYEWQEDFYISTLQQDSSWGKAKNVGAPVNTELNEGAPSYSADGQLIFFTACDRPESKGSCDIYYSRKFGDVWGKPINIGSPVNTGAWESQPSFSSDGKTLYFVRGSNSRTNDQDIYMSEVSEKGWSTPVKLNSNINTAGKEEAVFIHPDNQTLYFVSDGWPGMGGSDIFMSKRQPDGQWGKAVNLGYPINTFANEAGLIVSPSGDKAYFSSNREGGFGGLDIYSFNLYDKIKPDPVSYAIGFVYDDETKKPTDAKFEIIDIESGKTVVESYSDQNTGEFMVTLPYGKNYMLNVSKRKYLFYSDHFEMDKPSDIKNAKQLIVRLKPVKDGSCMALNNIFFDTNSAELKPESKTELNKLVSFIKSNAIVKLEIGGHTDDVGDDKANMLLSDRRAKSVCDYLITSGIEASRLVSKGYGETKPVTENSTDEGKAKNRRTEITILSVH from the coding sequence ATGTTTAAAAAGCTTTTAATCATCCTGCTTGCATTTGCAACGACTCAGGCATTTGCACAGAAACAAACCTATACGTCAACTTCTTCAAGAGCGATAAAAAACCTGGAACAAGCTTTAAAGTATTATGATTCGAGGCAGACAACAAAGGCAATTACAGAGACGGAGAATGCCATAAAAGCCGACCCTGGTTTTATTGAAGCTTATATGCTGCTTGGCGATCTTCATGCCGACAACAACAACCTGCCTGCTGCAATCGAAGCCTACAAAAAAGCAGTTGCTGTAAATCCCCGGTTTTTTCCAAACAACTTATATGCATTAGGAAGGTATGAATTGGAGTTGGGAAAGTATGACGATGCATTACAACATTTTAATGAGTTTGTGAAAATGGAAGCAGCCAAGCCTGAAAAAAAAGAAGAAGCAAAAAACCTGATAGCATCCTGTGAGTTTGCAAAGGATGCATTACAGCATCCTGTTCCTTTTGCACCACAAAATGCAGGGGCAGGTATTAATTCTGAGACAGATGAATACTTTCCTTCCATCACCGTTGATAATAAAAGAATGCTTTTTACCCGAAAAATAAAAAGTGATATTTATGAATGGCAAGAAGATTTTTATATCAGCACGCTGCAGCAAGACAGCAGCTGGGGTAAAGCAAAAAATGTAGGTGCACCGGTAAATACAGAGTTAAACGAAGGCGCACCATCATACAGTGCCGATGGTCAACTGATATTTTTTACGGCATGCGACCGGCCAGAAAGTAAAGGCTCATGTGATATTTATTACTCCAGAAAATTTGGTGATGTGTGGGGGAAGCCAATCAATATTGGCTCGCCTGTGAACACGGGAGCTTGGGAATCGCAGCCTTCGTTTTCAAGCGATGGCAAGACATTGTATTTTGTTCGTGGCAGCAATAGCCGCACCAACGATCAGGATATTTACATGAGTGAGGTAAGCGAAAAAGGATGGAGTACTCCAGTGAAACTAAACAGTAACATTAACACAGCAGGAAAAGAAGAAGCTGTTTTTATACATCCTGATAACCAAACTTTATATTTTGTTTCAGACGGATGGCCGGGTATGGGAGGCTCAGATATTTTTATGAGCAAACGTCAGCCTGATGGTCAGTGGGGCAAAGCAGTGAACTTAGGATATCCGATAAACACATTTGCCAATGAAGCAGGATTAATTGTGAGCCCCTCTGGAGATAAAGCTTATTTCAGCAGTAACAGAGAAGGCGGATTTGGTGGCTTGGATATTTACAGTTTCAACTTGTATGATAAAATCAAACCCGACCCTGTGAGTTATGCAATAGGGTTTGTGTATGATGATGAAACAAAAAAACCTACAGATGCAAAATTTGAAATCATTGATATAGAATCGGGCAAGACAGTAGTAGAATCGTATTCCGACCAAAACACAGGTGAGTTTATGGTGACCTTGCCATATGGTAAAAATTATATGCTGAATGTTTCCAAGCGGAAGTATCTTTTCTACTCCGATCATTTTGAAATGGATAAACCATCAGACATTAAAAATGCAAAGCAATTGATTGTAAGACTTAAACCTGTAAAGGATGGAAGCTGCATGGCATTGAATAATATTTTCTTTGACACTAACTCGGCAGAGCTAAAGCCCGAATCAAAAACAGAGCTCAATAAGTTAGTGAGTTTTATAAAATCTAATGCCATTGTTAAACTTGAAATTGGCGGGCATACTGATGATGTTGGTGATGACAAAGCAAATATGCTGTTGTCTGATAGACGTGCAAAATCAGTATGTGATTATCTTATTACCTCAGGCATTGAAGCTTCGCGATTGGTTTCCAAGGGATATGGAGAAACAAAACCGGTGACAGAAAATTCAACAGACGAAGGAAAGGCAAAAAACAGAAGAACAGAAATCACCATATTATCAGTGCATTAA